Part of the Lolium rigidum isolate FL_2022 chromosome 6, APGP_CSIRO_Lrig_0.1, whole genome shotgun sequence genome, ATGATGCCTAGTCATCTGCTTGTTCTTTATCCCTTCAATCATGGTTCTGATTGGCTTCTTCCTTACATCCAGAATGTACCTGTTGAATACATCGCTGAGGTTGTTCACGACCAAATCTGTCTTGCAGTTAGTGTCGAATGCATGCCTGGCCCATGTGTGCACAGGGATTTTACTTAGCCATGTCCAAGCTTCTTCACTCTCTGCCTTCAAATTTTCCATGGCAACATCAAAATGATCTTTGTGGTAGGCATAAGCGGTTGCATCCATGCATTTCTTCAAATCCTCACCCCTAAACCCAGCAGTTTGAAAGTTGGCATATATATGCCGTAGGCAGTACCTCTGAGGACAATTAGGAAATACTTGACTTACTGCTTTGAGGAGGCCCTATATACATAGAACATAGGAAAAAAATATAGCTCAGCCAGTCGCATTTGGTACTTGACAATGTAAAGGATAGAGAGTTGGTACTTCACAATGTAAAAGGAAGAGAGTTGCAAACCTTTTGTCTGACATAATAGTGTAGTAGCCAAAATCTCCTGATTCCCCACCTAAAGCATATTTCAGCTGCGTCAAAAACCAGCACCAGTTGGCTGTATCTTCTTTAGGAACCACAACAAAGGCTATAGGGTACATGTTATTATTTCCATCACGGCCAGTTGCTGCTAAGATTTGAGCTCCAGTGCATAGTTTAATAAAGCAGCCATCCAACCCTGCATATATGCAGCTTCATAAATCAGCAATGCACCTAAATATCATTCGAGAATGCAAACCATTAATTTTGTAAGAAAATGCTGACCTATGAAAGGCCGGCAACCTTTTAGAAAACCCTCCCTGGCTCCATTAATGCAGAAGAAAAGTCCATGAAATGTAGGACCTGGATGAGGGCTCTGTAACGATGGAGCTGGACTGACAGTTGTTACAATAACCCTACTGCCAGGGTTAGTATTAACTATTGTTTGGGCAAAGTCTCTTAGCCTCACATATTGCTCTCTATGATCACCTAGCACAGCATCAACATCCAGCCACTTTGCCCTGTAGGCAGTCATCTTTGAGACTTCGACACCATAGTGTTGCCTTGCACTATCAATCAAAGTCTGAATTCCCGTGTTTGTATCTGATCTGAACAAACTTTCATATTTATGTGCCAACCATCTAGCACTGACCCTTGTTGACTCAGTTGTTGTAGGACATGTATGGTGAATCTTCATCTTATGAAGCACAAATGTCTTCTCACCTTTGATCTCAGATGCTGACATGTAGAAAGGATACTTCTCCTTTATGCACTTCACAATGATCCTTATGTTGGAGTTCCTGTGGTACATGTAGTTTCTGCTTTGTGCAATGTGCAAATCAATTAAAGCATTTCTGAATTGTTGCACATTGGTAAAACACATTTTCAAACACAATTGTTCATGTGGTTGAAGCCTCTTCTCATCATACCATTTTCTTGGGGGGATTTTCTTCCTTCGACTCTTTCTACCCTTTGGTGCCACCATTGTGATTGGTTGGAaataatcatcatcttcatcctttAGAAAACCAGGGAACTCATCTTCATCCGATGATGGCATGTAGTCTAGTATGTCATCAATTTGCACAGACGAATGACATCTCGTTGTTGGTCCGGGTCCTCTTTTAACCGTCTTCTGCTTTTCTTCAAAGGTTCAAGTTACGAGTTCGAGTTCGTTAGCTGCTTCATTCAAATCTGGAACTACATAGAtatcttcaatatcggtgtcacCTTCACAGTGAAGAAATGGATCCTCTCGAATCCTTCTGATCTCCTCAATCTTCTCAGCTATTTCCACTTCTTCCTCCCTCCTTAGCTCCTCCATTGCAGCAAAGTCTGCCTCTCCCATGTCGAAAAATATATTGGCATCATCTTCTGCATCATTCTGTACTGCCTTTCCCTTCTCaacatttctgctttcttgagtGCACATGTAAGGAAATTGATATCCTACATTACTGGCAGCTTCACTTGACAATAGTTGACTCTGTCATCCTTCATTGTCAACTGCATTGCCACTTGGCTCTGCACAAGTCTGATTCTTACCAAGAACAACCCTTCTCTTTACAGTCAAGCTTAAAACTCGACTAGATTGAAACATGTCCAGCAGTTGATAGATTATTGCACTGTTCTCAACCAATACCTCCTGTCCATCTAGCTGTCTGCAATAGATGTTATCTAGAATGCTATATCCCCTGACCTCAATCATGGCAACAATCTGCTGATATGTAATGTCATCACGCCCTATTGTCCTCTCAAGGTTATCTACCCCATCCAAATTTATTCTGACCTCCCATACTTCATTATCCAAACTACAAAGACAAAATATAGAGAGCACATTTCAGCAATCAATCATACGGCCGCCGCCAAAGAGTGGGTACATTTCAGCAAATCAATCTACGGCAAACCCTAATCCAAAAAAAATTACAGCGATGCGGGAGATAATCCAGCCTACAAGAATGGGTACAAGATCTTACTCTAAGCCGCCGAAGCCATTAGTGAAGCGCTCAGAAGTCGTGAGATTGTCCACCCAAACCTTGGCGAGCaaatccgccgccgccgacgatggGCGCAACGGCCACAGCTCATCCAGATCTTCAACATCGCTCTCTGTGTTGCTACTTGCCACTCCTCCAACGCCGCAGCTACTCTCGCCGCGCCGACGACCACCACCACCCGGGATTGTCGGCTTCTCCATCCGGCCGCCACCAGGACTCGAGCACGGGAGAATGGGGATGAGAAGAAACTGTTTTGGGGTCCGACCGGGTCGGAGCAGGGCGCTAAGTGGCTCGGTGCCCTAACGCTCAAAGAAACGGCCGTTTGGCCAGCTGGCAACCGACAGTGGGACCAACGTGCTAATAACGCTGTCTGGGATGGTTTTGCGCGAATTGGTTCTCTACGCCCCAATGTAGGTACTGACATGTTAAAATTACCAAAACTGGTACTGACTCGTAATGTTCGCCTCAATTGTGGTAGATTCCTATAATTTACTCCCCATCGTCTGCAGCGGGCATGAGTTTTCTGTCGCGACTCCCTGTTGCACGCACTAGGTAGTACAAAGCAGAGGAGCTCCATGGGTCTTCTCCTTCCTCACTGATAGAGAGAGAGGGGACAAGCCACGAAGAAGCTGCGGCCATGAATGGACCTGTGAGCGAGCCGGAGATGGCGGGCATCCTCGTGCACGCCAAGCTGGCCGCCAAGAACGTCCGGGCCCAACGCGACCGCCTCCTGTAGTTCCAGCTCCAGCTCCTGGCCCCGGCTGCCGGCGAGGGCGAGGATAACGCCAGCGCGGAActaccaatttttagattctcaaaattccaaatggaaatacaaaagcaggaagattttagttttttctataaattatggattatatattttatttttatttttttaaaacctaaaattaataatttcatcctgcataaagattactatcatttttacccaatttttagattttcaaatttttaggttttaggtttggcaaaaaatatatttaattaattaataaaattaaaaataataaaaattaaaagttaatgcttatttatttattcaagattattattacatcattacttttgtttattaaaagaattatttaaaattcaaacaataaagaaatgtgacatcgatcaacatgttaataggattgatatgatactactatcacatacatgcgcgcgaagcacttggatgcggaacggaatggaactcggaagttaagcgtgctagtgctagagtagtgggaggatgggtgaccgagcgggaagtttgaccacgagtatgtaatttgactagagataagtgtagttagagatagagactaaactatgtaaataactgaaatagtagaaattctgaaaaaatagaaaaaaagagggagtgaaaaataattagaaacccaaatgaattaaaaaaattaactcgaaatagcctttagtcccggttcgtgttacaaaccgggactaaaggtccttcgcgccGGCGCATGCCAGCCGCCCACGTggcggggcctttagtcccggttcgtaagcaaccgggactaaagggggggggggcctttagtcgcgcataattagtcccggttgcgcaaccgggattaatggcccttgcgaaccgggactaaaacccctttttctactagtgctataTCCAGCCCATCTAGTCTGTATACATATTTCCTTTCCTGATTTGGGGAAAATGGATGGGGCGATGGAGGTGGAGACGTCCACGATCCTTTTATATGTCCCGCCTTTTCAGTACATGCACGTGACCGTAGTACTACATTATACATACAGAAAATAATTGTACAAGACAACGTAGGCTATACAGACCTCTAGAGGGTTGGACGTACATGTCAGACTTTTAAATTCTACGATTATGTCCCGGCTTACGAAGGGGTATGAAAAGATTTTCACCGTCTAGACCTTTGCCAAGAGGaaagcaccggagcagaagtgttGTGCGGCATGAACCACACACTTATGAGTGTTTTTCTTTGAGTG contains:
- the LOC124664589 gene encoding uncharacterized protein LOC124664589, producing MEKPTIPGGGGRRRGESSCGVGGVASSNTESDVEDLDELWPLRPSSAAADLLAKVWVDNLTTSERFTNGFGGLDLDNEVWEVRINLDGVDNLERTIGRDDITYQQIVAMIEVRGYSILDNIYCRQLDGQEVLVENSAIIYQLLDMFQSSRVLSLTVKRRVVLGYQFPYMCTQESRNVEKGKAVQNDAEDDANIFFDMGEADFAAMEELRREEEVEIAEKIEEIRRIREDPFLHCEEKQKTVKRGPGPTTRCHSSVQIDDILDYMPSSDEDEFPGFLKDEDDDYFQPITMVAPKGRKSRRKKIPPRKWYDEKRLLSASEIKGEKTFVLHKMKIHHTCPTTTESTRVSARWLAHKYESLFRSDTNTGIQTLIDSARQHYGVEVSKMTAYRAKWLDVDAVLGDHREQYVRLRDFAQTIVNTNPGSRVIVTTVSPAPSLQSPHPGPTFHGLFFCINGAREGFLKGCRPFIGLDGCFIKLCTGAQILAATGRDGNNNMYPIAFVVVPKEDTANWCWFLTQLKYALGGESGDFGYYTIMSDKRFGLLKAVSQVFPNCPQRYCLRHIYANFQTAGFRGEDLKKCMDATAYAYHKDHFDVAMENLKAESEEAWTWLSKIPVHTWARHAFDTNCKTDLVVNNLSDVFNRYILDVRKKPIRTMIEGIKNKQMTRHHDKRVGVRTARWEITPHFTEMVKEVL